Proteins from a single region of Scylla paramamosain isolate STU-SP2022 chromosome 13, ASM3559412v1, whole genome shotgun sequence:
- the LOC135106270 gene encoding translation initiation factor eIF2B subunit beta-like produces MCPLVLAFLTKAATQRKFHVIVAERAPKYDGHPVAKALCTAGIETTLIQDSAVFPIMSRVNKVIVGTETVVTNGGIETFVGAASLASPPKFYSVPLYVCTPTYKFSLMGCEEISHQTTTSIIPEGTKFWPSVNTALTQLDYVPPENVTGFITNNRGTAPSYVYRQLSELYRPTSCDL; encoded by the exons atgtgtccactggtcttggccttcctgaccaaggcagccacacaaaggaaattccacgttattgttgccgaacgtgcccctaaatatgat ggtcacccagtggcaaaagctttatgtactgctggaattgagacaacattaattcaagactctgcagtgttccccatcatgtcacgtgtcaacaaggtcatcgttggcaccgagacggtggtgaccaacggaggcattgagacctttgttggtgcagcctctcttgcctcaccaccaaagttttattctgttcca CTGTATGTGTGCACTCCCACATACAAATTTAGCTTGATGGGCTGTGAAGAAATAAGCCACCAAACCACCACTTCTATTATCCCAGAGGGAACAAAGTTTTGGCCGTCTGTAAATACTGCGCTGACTCAGCTAGATTACGTTCCTCCAGAAAATGTCACTGGTTTCATAACTAACAA tcgaggtactgcaccatcctacgtgtaccggcagcttagcgaactgtaccgtcccacttcttgtgatctctaa
- the LOC135106277 gene encoding uncharacterized protein LOC135106277: protein MATLRSGKQVGGSDGGGGSSGGEVDSRDRGALQAADIKEKRNARTSKVVFGSLILDLLGFTVVLALFPALLDYYSKHDSSSLYSSLLSCVTYYQHIIGVPARFHSVLFGEIELG from the exons atggcaaccctccgatccggcaagcaagttggcggcagcgatggcggtggcggcagcagtggtggtgaggtggacagcagggacagaggggcactacaggctgcggacatcaaggagaag AGGAACGCACGGACAAGCAAGGTGGTATtcggcagtctgatcctggacctgCTTGGCTTCACGGTGGTGCTGGCTCTGTTTCCTGCTCTCCTCGACTATTATTCCAAGCACGACTCCAGCAGCTTGTATTCCTCTCTGCTCTCCTGTGTCACGTATTACCAGCACATCATCGGCGTCCCTGCGAGGTTCCACTCTGTCTTGTTTGGTG aAATTGAATTGGGATGA